A stretch of DNA from Nocardioides sp. Arc9.136:
GCCCTCGGACCTCTCGACGCTGCTCGACGGTCAGTTCCGCGCCCGGGCGGCCGTGCCCGCGGCGTACGCCGGGCTGACCGAGAAGGAGCGCGAGGTCTTCGCCGCCGTCGCCCGCGGGCTGTCCAACACCGAGATCGCCGCGCGGATCTACGCCAGCGAGTCCACGGTCAAGACCCACGTCGGCGCGATCCTGCGCAAGCTGGCGCTGCGCGACCGGGTGCAGATCGTCGTCTTCGCCCACGAGCACGGGCTCGTCGGGGGCTGATCCCGGCCCTGCTGCGGTCCTCGACCACCCGAATCGCGCAATTGAACGATCGCGGTGGCCTGTTCAGCGGATCCCGGTCTTCTCGCCACCCGGATCGCGCAATTGAACGATCGCGGTGGCCCGACGCCAGGCGGCAGGGAGCCGCCTAGAAGCCGACGCGTCGCGGCGCCGACTCGCGGCGCACGACCTCGCCCTTGGCCTGGGCGGAGGCCTTGAGCTCGGCCTGGAAGTCGACCATCCGCTGCTGCAGCGCGGGGTCGGTGGCGGCGAGGATGCGGACGGCGAGCAGGCCGGCGTTGCGGGCCCCACCCACCGCGACCGTGGCGACCGGGACGCCGGCCGGCATCTGGACGATCGAGAGCAGCGAGTCCATGCCGTCGAGGTAGCGCAGCGGCACGGGGACGCCGATGACCGGCAGCGGGGTGACCGCGGCCAGCATGCCGGGCAGGTGCGCCGCTCCCCCGGCCCC
This window harbors:
- the purE gene encoding 5-(carboxyamino)imidazole ribonucleotide mutase, with the protein product MAEQVRVGIVMGSDSDWPTMQAAAEALEEFGVAHEADVVSAHRMPEEMLAYGKEAAGRGLSVIIAGAGGAAHLPGMLAAVTPLPVIGVPVPLRYLDGMDSLLSIVQMPAGVPVATVAVGGARNAGLLAVRILAATDPALQQRMVDFQAELKASAQAKGEVVRRESAPRRVGF